One segment of Phragmites australis chromosome 13, lpPhrAust1.1, whole genome shotgun sequence DNA contains the following:
- the LOC133888917 gene encoding CEN-like protein 1 gives MSRVLEPLIVGKVIGEVIDNFNPTVKMTVTYGSNKQVFNSLEFLPSAVVSKPRVEVQGCDMRSFFTLVMTDPDVPGPSDPYLRENLHWMVTDIPGTTDASLFGNELVMYESPKPYIGIHRFVFVLFKQKSRQVVRPPSSRDYFSTRRFAADNDLGLPVAAVYFNAQRETAARRR, from the exons ATGTCTAGGGTGTTGGAGCCTCTCATCGTCGGAAAGGTGATAGGAGAAGTCATTGACAACTTCAACCCCACGGTGAAGATGACGGTGACTTACGGCTCCAACAAGCAGGTGTTCAACAGCCTTGAGTTCCTCCCGTCGGCGGTCGTGTCCAAGCCGCGCGTCGAGGTTCAGGGCTGTGACATGAGGTCTTTCTTCACACTG GTCATGACTGACCCAGATGTGCCAGGGCCTAGCGATCCATATCTGAGAGAGAATCTGCACTG GATGGTCACTGATATTCCCGGCACAACTGATGCTTCTTTATTTG gaaaCGAGTTGGTGATGTACGAGAGCCCCAAGCCCTACATCGGCATCCACAGGTTCGTCTTCGTGCTGTTCAAGCAGAAGAGCCGGCAGGTGGTGCGCCCGCCCTCCTCCAGGGACTACTTCAGCACCCGGCGCTTCGCCGCCGACAACGACCTCGGCCTCCCCGTCGCCGCCGTCTACTTCAACGCGCAGCGGGAgaccgccgctcgccgccgctgA